From Amycolatopsis sp. YIM 10, the proteins below share one genomic window:
- a CDS encoding aminotransferase class V-fold PLP-dependent enzyme — translation MNRISARYLVQFDETPGYLDFARFGPPSHAVLDTTATLLDRSVKAGQSTVDDLMLQEVRAKAAVARLCGTDTDHVVLVPNTSTGLFQAAFNATGEVLVSASEFPANTYPWARAEQAGRAKVRWLPGGYVTPEAVAAALTPEITVVSVSAVDYRTGYRADLGALREVVGDRLLVVDGIQGFGVVEAPWEVADVLVAGGQKWLRAGWGTGFAVLSDRARERMEPLLSGWTGARDPGLFDDEIHPAADTAASWSISNLSPVTSGAFAAALELVEQAGVGAIEARIAERVGELEEVIRSCGGEIVSATERRGGILAFTLGDVPSERVGAALKADGITATVRPEHVRLSPHASTHAGAAEALRLTLSRLTRPAVSVGGTPARVAGEVDDVLAALIPAVDGLAAMLGPGNEVVLHDLSRLPDSIVAIAGGLTGRDAGGPMTDLLLGLVRRGTTQDLINYETHGPDGRPIRSSTMFLRDAGGTAIGCLCVNSETDDVDDTAGVRRESFPPDVDSLQRFLIERAVEKVAIPVELMKKPHKAAVVRELDEAGFFLIKDSVDFLAAELEVTRYTIYNYLNETRK, via the coding sequence GTGAACCGGATCTCCGCGCGCTACCTGGTGCAGTTCGACGAAACCCCCGGTTACCTGGACTTCGCCCGGTTCGGCCCGCCGTCGCACGCGGTGCTGGACACCACCGCCACCCTGCTGGACCGCTCGGTCAAGGCCGGTCAGTCCACTGTGGACGACCTGATGCTGCAGGAGGTCAGGGCGAAGGCGGCGGTGGCGCGGTTGTGCGGTACCGACACCGACCACGTGGTGCTGGTGCCGAACACCAGCACCGGGTTGTTCCAGGCGGCGTTCAACGCCACCGGCGAGGTGCTGGTGTCGGCGAGCGAGTTCCCCGCGAACACCTATCCGTGGGCACGCGCGGAGCAGGCAGGCCGGGCGAAGGTGCGCTGGCTGCCCGGCGGATACGTCACGCCGGAGGCGGTCGCCGCGGCGCTGACGCCGGAGATCACCGTGGTCTCGGTGAGCGCGGTCGACTACCGCACCGGCTATCGCGCGGATCTCGGCGCGTTGCGGGAGGTGGTCGGTGATCGGCTGCTGGTGGTCGACGGCATCCAGGGCTTCGGTGTGGTCGAGGCACCGTGGGAAGTGGCCGACGTGCTGGTTGCCGGTGGGCAGAAGTGGCTGCGCGCGGGCTGGGGCACCGGGTTCGCGGTGTTGTCGGACCGGGCGCGCGAACGCATGGAGCCGCTGCTGTCCGGCTGGACCGGAGCGCGGGATCCCGGCCTGTTCGACGACGAGATCCACCCGGCGGCGGACACCGCGGCCTCGTGGTCGATCAGCAACCTGAGCCCGGTCACCTCGGGCGCCTTCGCCGCCGCGCTGGAACTGGTCGAGCAGGCCGGGGTCGGCGCGATCGAGGCGCGGATCGCCGAACGGGTCGGCGAGCTGGAAGAGGTGATCCGTTCGTGCGGCGGGGAAATCGTCTCCGCGACCGAACGCCGCGGCGGCATCCTGGCGTTCACCCTCGGCGACGTGCCGAGCGAACGCGTCGGCGCCGCGCTCAAGGCCGACGGGATCACCGCCACCGTGCGCCCGGAGCACGTCCGCCTTTCCCCGCACGCCTCGACGCACGCCGGTGCCGCCGAAGCGTTGCGGCTGACCCTTTCCCGGCTGACCCGGCCCGCGGTTTCGGTGGGCGGCACCCCGGCGCGGGTCGCGGGCGAGGTGGACGACGTGCTCGCGGCGCTGATCCCGGCGGTCGACGGGCTCGCCGCGATGCTGGGGCCGGGCAACGAGGTGGTGCTGCACGACCTGTCGCGGCTGCCGGACTCGATCGTGGCCATCGCGGGCGGGCTCACCGGCCGGGACGCGGGCGGGCCGATGACCGACCTGCTGCTCGGCCTGGTCCGCCGCGGCACCACGCAGGATCTGATCAACTACGAGACGCACGGCCCCGATGGGCGGCCGATCCGCTCGTCGACGATGTTCCTGCGCGACGCCGGCGGTACTGCGATCGGCTGCCTGTGCGTGAACAGCGAAACCGACGACGTGGACGACACCGCGGGGGTCCGCCGGGAGAGCTTCCCGCCGGATGTGGACAGCCTGCAGCGGTTCCTGATCGAGCGGGCGGTGGAGAAGGTGGCCATCCCGGTCGAGCTGATGAAGAAGCCGCACAAGGCCGCGGTGGTGCGGGAACTGGACGAGGCGGGGTTCTTCCTGATCAAGGATTCGGTGGACTTCCTGGCGGCCGAACTGGAGGTCACCCGGTACACGATCTACAACTACCTCAACGAAACCCGTAAATGA
- a CDS encoding helix-turn-helix transcriptional regulator, with protein MTDDDRVFKALADPTRRFLLDLLFARDGRTLTELESELEMSRFGVMKHLKVLEEANLVLTKRSGREKLHFLNAVPIRLIHNRWIDKYTEEQISALAELKADLETNS; from the coding sequence ATGACCGACGACGACCGGGTGTTCAAGGCACTGGCCGACCCGACGCGCCGGTTCCTGCTCGACCTGCTCTTCGCCCGCGACGGGCGCACGCTCACCGAGCTGGAGTCGGAGCTGGAGATGTCGCGGTTCGGCGTGATGAAGCACCTCAAGGTGCTCGAAGAGGCGAACCTGGTGCTCACCAAGCGATCCGGCCGGGAGAAGCTGCACTTCCTCAACGCGGTGCCGATCCGCCTGATCCACAACCGCTGGATCGACAAGTACACCGAGGAGCAGATCTCCGCGCTGGCCGAGCTCAAAGCCGATCTGGAGACCAACTCCTGA
- a CDS encoding sugar-binding domain-containing protein → MRRLPKLLAALAVFVPLLSAQTAGPATPAGAPMSAPAAHGQTSTVPDWRLQTSKVVTVGGDALSQPAYDDSGWYPAPARSTVMAGLVANGKYGDVNYGTNLQRAARSEFTVPWWYRKAFTADPQPGAHTFLKLNGGIIARGEVWLNGTKVAGTDQVIGAYPTHEFDVTSLLRKGNNAIAIKAMPSDPQQDLAIHFIDWAQLPPDRNQGLFRDVQLTRSGAVSLRDIRADGDLPLPDLSSADVTVKADVRNNTAQPVTTEITGKVGEIPLNRTISLAPGETRTITFSPADTPALKIAQPKVWWPFTMGGQPMYEAALDATVGGELSDSVKTKFGLREVTSRLNQGAREFSVNGKPFLVRGGGWASDLFLRTDLRRIGDQLNLVRSMGMNTIRLEGKPENDEFYELADQLGIMLLTGWECCSKWEDYGSFDAEDDLVAGRSAESEAKRVRNHPSMLGFMIGSDAAPGAGLEKIYLDALNRADWELPVISSAKAISSPQLGSPGMKMDGPYWWEPPNYWYNEQKGGAFGFASEIGPGPTIPEMDELKKFLAPEDIGKLTDYNAPQYHLSPSTTFNKLSFWGTALDGRYGKPANPEDLVRKAQLANYETNRAQFEAFGRDWSDSAKPATGVIYWMLNDAWPTAYWHLYDYYLDTAGSYFGAKTALRPLHVQYSYDDKSLAVVNTGLESVPGLRVEVTVFNADGTEKAKEVRPVDAKANGSVRVGALPQPAGLSATYFTRLLLTDGAGKVLDRNVYWLSTKADTLDYASSTWYHTPQSGYADLTGLNALPKGTVSANAKSTVEGDRTRTDVTLTNTATGGQVAFFVRATVRKGAGGAEVLPTDWSDNYVTLWPGETLRLSATYRTADLGGAAPVVELAGHNVDPVVVAAPGRY, encoded by the coding sequence ATGCGCCGTTTGCCGAAGTTGCTCGCCGCACTGGCGGTCTTCGTGCCCCTTTTGTCCGCTCAGACCGCCGGACCGGCGACACCTGCCGGAGCCCCGATGTCCGCGCCCGCCGCGCACGGCCAGACCAGCACCGTTCCCGACTGGCGGTTGCAGACCAGCAAGGTGGTCACCGTCGGCGGTGACGCGCTCTCGCAACCCGCTTACGACGACAGCGGCTGGTACCCCGCGCCCGCCCGGTCCACCGTGATGGCCGGGCTGGTCGCGAACGGCAAGTACGGCGACGTCAACTACGGCACCAACCTGCAACGGGCGGCACGCTCGGAGTTCACCGTGCCGTGGTGGTACCGCAAGGCCTTCACCGCCGATCCGCAACCGGGCGCGCACACCTTCCTCAAGCTCAACGGCGGCATCATCGCGCGCGGCGAGGTGTGGCTCAACGGGACCAAGGTGGCCGGTACCGATCAGGTCATCGGTGCCTACCCGACGCACGAGTTCGACGTGACCTCCTTGCTGCGCAAGGGGAACAACGCGATCGCCATCAAGGCGATGCCCTCGGACCCGCAGCAGGACCTGGCGATCCACTTCATCGACTGGGCGCAGCTCCCGCCCGACCGCAACCAGGGCCTGTTCCGCGATGTGCAGCTGACCCGCAGCGGCGCGGTTTCCCTGCGCGACATCCGTGCCGACGGCGACCTGCCGCTGCCGGACCTCAGCAGCGCTGATGTCACCGTCAAGGCCGACGTCCGCAACAACACCGCGCAGCCGGTGACCACCGAGATCACCGGCAAGGTCGGTGAGATTCCGCTCAACCGCACCATTTCACTGGCTCCCGGCGAGACCAGGACGATCACCTTCTCGCCCGCCGACACGCCCGCGCTGAAGATCGCCCAGCCGAAGGTCTGGTGGCCGTTCACCATGGGTGGCCAGCCGATGTACGAAGCGGCACTCGACGCGACCGTCGGCGGTGAACTCTCCGATTCGGTGAAGACGAAGTTCGGCCTTCGCGAGGTGACTTCGCGGCTGAACCAGGGCGCGCGCGAATTCTCCGTCAACGGCAAGCCGTTCCTCGTGCGTGGTGGTGGCTGGGCCTCGGACCTGTTCCTGCGCACGGATCTGCGTCGCATCGGCGATCAGCTGAATCTCGTGCGTTCGATGGGAATGAACACCATCCGGCTCGAAGGCAAGCCGGAGAACGACGAGTTCTACGAGCTGGCCGACCAACTGGGCATCATGCTGCTCACCGGCTGGGAATGCTGCTCGAAATGGGAGGACTACGGTTCCTTCGATGCCGAGGACGATCTTGTCGCCGGGCGGTCCGCCGAAAGCGAAGCCAAGCGCGTGCGCAATCACCCGAGCATGCTGGGCTTCATGATCGGCAGTGACGCCGCGCCGGGCGCCGGGCTGGAAAAGATCTATCTCGACGCGTTGAACCGGGCGGACTGGGAACTGCCGGTGATCTCCTCGGCGAAGGCGATCAGCTCGCCGCAGCTGGGCAGTCCCGGCATGAAGATGGACGGCCCGTACTGGTGGGAACCGCCGAACTACTGGTACAACGAGCAGAAGGGCGGCGCGTTCGGCTTCGCGTCGGAAATCGGTCCCGGACCGACCATTCCGGAAATGGACGAGCTGAAGAAGTTCCTCGCCCCGGAGGACATCGGCAAGCTCACCGACTACAACGCTCCGCAGTACCACCTGTCGCCGAGCACCACCTTCAACAAGTTGTCCTTCTGGGGCACCGCGCTGGACGGCCGCTACGGCAAGCCCGCGAACCCGGAAGACCTGGTGCGCAAGGCACAACTGGCCAACTACGAGACGAACCGCGCGCAGTTCGAGGCGTTCGGGCGGGACTGGTCGGATTCCGCCAAACCGGCCACCGGGGTGATCTACTGGATGCTCAACGACGCCTGGCCGACCGCGTACTGGCACCTCTACGACTACTATCTCGACACCGCGGGTTCGTATTTCGGGGCCAAGACCGCGTTGCGGCCGCTGCACGTCCAGTATTCGTATGACGACAAATCGCTGGCCGTGGTCAACACCGGGCTCGAAAGCGTGCCGGGACTGCGCGTGGAGGTGACCGTCTTCAACGCGGACGGCACGGAGAAGGCGAAGGAGGTCCGCCCGGTCGACGCCAAGGCGAACGGCTCGGTCCGGGTGGGCGCGCTACCACAACCAGCTGGGCTGTCGGCCACCTACTTCACCCGCCTGCTGCTCACCGACGGCGCGGGCAAGGTGCTCGACCGCAATGTGTACTGGTTGTCCACCAAGGCGGACACGCTCGACTACGCCTCTTCCACCTGGTACCACACGCCCCAGTCGGGCTACGCCGATCTGACCGGGCTGAACGCCCTGCCGAAGGGCACGGTGAGCGCGAACGCGAAGTCCACTGTGGAGGGTGACCGGACGCGGACCGACGTGACGCTGACCAACACCGCGACCGGTGGGCAGGTGGCCTTCTTCGTCAGGGCGACCGTGCGCAAGGGCGCCGGCGGCGCGGAAGTGCTGCCCACGGACTGGTCGGACAACTACGTGACGCTGTGGCCGGGCGAGACGCTGCGGTTGTCGGCCACCTACCGGACGGCCGATCTCGGCGGTGCCGCGCCGGTGGTCGAACTGGCCGGGCACAACGTGGATCCGGTGGTGGTGGCCGCGCCGGGGCGGTACTGA
- a CDS encoding amino acid ABC transporter ATP-binding protein yields the protein MPSEDPLLRAVGVRKRFGSAEVLRGIDLSVRKGQVVCLLGPSGAGKSTFLRCVNHLEPIDGGQVWVDGEPIGFRERHGKLYELREREVAKQRRDIGMVFQRFNLFAHRSVLQNVVEGPVRVRGIGADEARENAMALLDRVGLADRAGDYPAQLSGGQQQRVAIARALAMRPKLMLFDEPTSALDPELVGEVLEVMRGLAEDGMTMLVVTHEMAFAKEAADEVVFMADGAVVETGPPGQVLGDPREQRTRQFLARVLS from the coding sequence ATGCCATCTGAGGACCCGTTGCTGCGCGCGGTCGGCGTGCGCAAGCGGTTCGGCTCGGCCGAGGTGCTGCGCGGGATCGACCTGTCCGTCCGAAAAGGACAGGTGGTCTGCCTGCTCGGCCCGTCCGGGGCGGGCAAGAGCACGTTCCTTCGCTGTGTCAACCATCTCGAGCCGATCGACGGCGGCCAGGTGTGGGTCGACGGTGAGCCGATCGGCTTCCGCGAGCGCCACGGCAAGCTGTACGAGCTGCGTGAGCGCGAGGTGGCCAAGCAGCGCCGCGACATCGGCATGGTGTTCCAGCGGTTCAACCTGTTCGCGCACCGCAGCGTGCTGCAGAACGTGGTCGAGGGCCCGGTCCGGGTGCGCGGGATCGGCGCGGACGAGGCGCGGGAGAACGCGATGGCGCTGCTGGACCGCGTCGGCCTCGCGGACCGCGCCGGTGACTACCCCGCCCAGCTGTCCGGCGGGCAGCAGCAGCGCGTGGCGATCGCGCGGGCGCTGGCCATGCGCCCCAAGCTGATGCTGTTCGACGAGCCGACCTCCGCACTGGACCCGGAGCTGGTGGGAGAGGTGCTCGAGGTGATGCGCGGGCTGGCCGAGGACGGGATGACGATGCTGGTGGTGACACACGAAATGGCCTTCGCCAAGGAAGCCGCCGACGAGGTGGTGTTCATGGCGGACGGCGCGGTGGTGGAGACCGGGCCGCCCGGGCAGGTGCTCGGCGATCCGCGCGAGCAGCGCACCCGGCAGTTCCTGGCGCGGGTGCTGTCGTGA
- a CDS encoding ABC transporter permease has product MNAAIEAGPLLAVVLGFFVLVAAAVVWRGGLGSGWAVLIAAVRAVVQLAAVSLVITAILRSGWWTAGFVLFMFAVASFTAYRRVKAPGGWPWFAASIAAGVVPVLALVLATGVVPWKPIVVVPIAGIVIGGAMTATAQAGRRALDELKTRHGEYEAALALGFMPRAAALEICRPSAGYALIPGLDQTRTVGLVTLPGAYVGMLLGGASPVQAGVAQLLVLIGLLAAQSVAVLATVEFVAFGRISW; this is encoded by the coding sequence GTGAACGCTGCAATCGAGGCGGGACCGCTGCTCGCCGTCGTGCTCGGGTTCTTCGTGCTGGTCGCGGCCGCGGTCGTGTGGCGCGGCGGGCTCGGCTCCGGCTGGGCGGTGCTCATCGCGGCGGTGCGCGCGGTGGTCCAGCTGGCCGCCGTCTCGCTGGTGATCACCGCGATCCTGCGCTCCGGCTGGTGGACGGCGGGCTTTGTGCTGTTCATGTTCGCCGTCGCCTCGTTCACCGCCTACCGGCGCGTCAAGGCACCCGGCGGCTGGCCGTGGTTCGCCGCGTCCATCGCCGCGGGGGTGGTGCCGGTGCTCGCGCTGGTGCTGGCCACCGGCGTGGTCCCGTGGAAACCGATCGTGGTGGTGCCGATCGCCGGCATCGTCATCGGCGGCGCGATGACCGCCACCGCGCAGGCGGGCCGCCGCGCGCTCGACGAACTCAAGACCCGCCACGGCGAATACGAGGCGGCGCTCGCGCTCGGCTTCATGCCGCGCGCCGCCGCGCTGGAGATCTGCCGTCCGTCCGCGGGATACGCGCTCATCCCCGGCCTCGACCAGACCCGCACGGTCGGCCTGGTCACCCTGCCCGGCGCGTATGTCGGCATGCTGCTCGGCGGCGCGAGTCCGGTGCAGGCCGGGGTGGCGCAGCTGCTGGTGCTGATCGGCCTGCTCGCCGCGCAGTCGGTCGCCGTGCTGGCCACCGTGGAGTTCGTCGCGTTCGGCCGGATCAGCTGGTGA
- a CDS encoding GNAT family N-acetyltransferase: MLIRPAGTGDELGVATVHVRSWQAAYRGLLPDAYLDGLRPEDRAAGYNFGTSDPERIRPIVAVDGDTVRGFAAFGPSRDNTDGTDGELYAIYVHPGHWGGGYGRALITEARRLLAQRYQQAILWVLVGNDQARRFYLADGWADEGTRRTDEMFGVTVDETRFRRTLR; the protein is encoded by the coding sequence ATGCTGATCCGACCAGCCGGAACCGGGGACGAACTCGGCGTGGCGACCGTGCACGTCCGGTCGTGGCAGGCCGCCTACCGCGGCCTCCTGCCCGACGCCTACCTCGACGGCCTGCGTCCGGAGGATCGGGCGGCCGGCTACAACTTCGGCACCTCCGATCCCGAGCGGATCCGGCCGATCGTGGCCGTCGACGGGGACACCGTCCGCGGTTTCGCCGCGTTCGGCCCCTCACGGGACAACACCGACGGCACCGACGGCGAGCTGTACGCGATCTACGTCCACCCCGGCCACTGGGGCGGCGGATACGGCCGGGCCCTCATCACCGAGGCACGACGCCTCCTCGCCCAGCGCTACCAGCAAGCGATCCTGTGGGTGCTCGTCGGCAACGACCAGGCGCGGCGCTTCTACCTCGCGGACGGCTGGGCCGACGAGGGAACCAGGCGCACGGACGAGATGTTCGGCGTGACGGTCGACGAAACCCGCTTCCGCCGAACGCTGCGGTGA
- a CDS encoding histidine phosphatase family protein yields the protein MTMPEEPAEPEYRQRRFTAPPGAADLLLIRHGESAPARPSRPFPLVDGQGDPELAPDGLTQAELIAKRLGDEHFDAIYVTPLQRTAQTAAPLAARLGLTPRLCPELREIFLGEWEGGVFRQKVAERDPLAERLWAEERWSVAPGAEDDDAFAARVRTGIERIAADHPDQRVAVFTHGGVIGQALALAARSRPFAFVGADNGSISQLVVHGPQWIVRRYNDIAHLTS from the coding sequence GTGACGATGCCCGAGGAGCCCGCCGAGCCCGAATACCGCCAACGCCGCTTCACCGCTCCGCCGGGCGCGGCCGACCTGCTGCTGATCCGCCACGGCGAATCCGCGCCCGCCCGCCCGAGCCGCCCGTTCCCGCTGGTCGACGGCCAGGGCGATCCCGAACTCGCACCGGACGGACTGACGCAGGCCGAACTGATCGCGAAGCGGCTCGGTGACGAGCACTTCGACGCCATCTACGTGACGCCCTTGCAGCGGACCGCGCAGACCGCGGCGCCGCTGGCCGCACGGCTCGGCCTGACCCCGCGGCTGTGTCCCGAACTGCGGGAGATCTTCCTCGGTGAGTGGGAGGGCGGCGTGTTCCGGCAGAAGGTGGCCGAGCGCGACCCGCTGGCCGAACGGCTGTGGGCCGAGGAGCGCTGGAGCGTGGCACCCGGCGCCGAGGACGACGACGCGTTCGCCGCGCGCGTGCGCACGGGGATCGAGCGCATCGCCGCCGACCACCCCGATCAGCGGGTCGCGGTGTTCACCCACGGTGGCGTGATCGGGCAGGCGCTCGCGCTGGCGGCGCGGTCACGGCCGTTCGCCTTCGTCGGCGCGGACAACGGCTCCATCTCGCAGCTCGTGGTGCACGGGCCGCAGTGGATCGTCCGGCGGTACAACGACATCGCGCACCTCACCAGCTGA
- a CDS encoding amino acid ABC transporter permease produces the protein MAARELPATELPIVRLRHWGRWVSGAIILALLAALGVALAQAKIDYESVPEFLWYRVMAVGLLNTVLLAVISQGLAIVLGIVVALMRRSANPVARWFAVVYIWLFRGLPVLLQILIWYNLALVFEFISIPLPFTGGYLLHEPTNVLVSAFVAALLGLTLNESAYMAEIVRAGLNSVDGGQTEAAKAIGMTPATTLRRVVLPQAMRVIIPPTGNDFINMLKATSMASVIGVTELIHASNNISSNNLLVMETLLAAAIWYMVVVTVAGIGQHYLERAFGAADRAGGAAGPWSRAARALRTVPLRRGKDAI, from the coding sequence ATGGCGGCTCGTGAGTTGCCTGCCACTGAGCTGCCGATCGTCCGGCTCCGCCACTGGGGCCGGTGGGTCAGCGGCGCGATCATCCTGGCGCTGCTCGCGGCGCTCGGCGTGGCGCTGGCCCAGGCGAAGATCGACTACGAGTCGGTGCCGGAGTTCCTCTGGTACCGGGTGATGGCCGTCGGCCTGCTGAACACCGTGCTGCTGGCGGTGATCTCGCAGGGGCTGGCGATCGTGCTCGGCATCGTGGTCGCGCTGATGCGCCGCTCGGCGAACCCGGTGGCCCGCTGGTTCGCGGTGGTCTACATCTGGCTGTTCCGCGGGCTGCCGGTGCTGCTGCAGATCCTGATCTGGTACAACCTGGCGCTGGTCTTCGAGTTCATCTCGATCCCGCTGCCGTTCACCGGCGGCTACCTGCTGCACGAGCCGACCAACGTGCTGGTCAGCGCGTTCGTCGCGGCGCTGCTCGGGTTGACGCTGAACGAAAGCGCGTACATGGCCGAGATCGTGCGCGCCGGGCTGAACAGCGTGGACGGCGGGCAGACCGAGGCGGCCAAGGCGATCGGCATGACCCCGGCCACCACGCTGCGCCGGGTGGTGCTGCCGCAGGCGATGCGGGTGATCATCCCGCCCACCGGCAACGACTTCATCAACATGCTCAAGGCGACCTCGATGGCCTCGGTGATCGGGGTGACCGAGCTGATCCACGCCTCGAACAACATCTCGTCGAACAACCTGCTGGTGATGGAAACCCTGCTGGCGGCGGCGATCTGGTACATGGTGGTGGTCACCGTGGCCGGGATCGGCCAGCACTACCTGGAACGCGCCTTCGGTGCCGCCGACCGGGCGGGCGGCGCGGCGGGACCGTGGTCACGGGCGGCGCGGGCGTTGCGCACGGTGCCGCTGCGGAGGGGGAAAGATGCCATCTGA
- a CDS encoding MmpS family transport accessory protein has protein sequence MTAAEEAKLRADRRARRLLGAVSLVLGVAVVGAASIVLQVTAGERPARSNQQQPRLRADHVAPVAPPVPSKYVTYELSGDHGARNITYVGNELTVAQEMSAELPWSRTLEQLTPSSGYFSISAQNPSAGILTCRIVVDGQVVSQKSTTVAKNVVTCSHSR, from the coding sequence GTGACAGCAGCCGAAGAGGCAAAACTGCGAGCCGACCGCCGAGCGCGCCGGTTGCTCGGCGCGGTTTCGCTGGTGCTCGGCGTGGCCGTGGTCGGGGCCGCCAGCATCGTGCTGCAGGTGACCGCGGGGGAGCGCCCGGCCAGGTCGAACCAGCAGCAGCCGCGCCTGCGTGCCGACCACGTGGCACCCGTGGCGCCGCCGGTGCCGTCGAAGTACGTCACCTACGAACTCAGCGGGGACCACGGCGCGCGGAACATCACCTACGTGGGCAACGAGCTGACCGTGGCGCAGGAGATGAGCGCCGAGCTGCCGTGGTCGCGGACCCTGGAGCAGCTGACCCCGAGTTCGGGGTACTTCAGCATCTCGGCGCAGAACCCGTCGGCCGGGATCCTGACCTGCCGGATCGTGGTCGACGGCCAGGTGGTGTCCCAGAAGTCGACCACGGTGGCCAAGAACGTGGTGACCTGCTCGCACAGCCGGTGA
- a CDS encoding ABC transporter substrate-binding protein codes for MPARKLVPALALLALTLTACGGGPDGAGGGQAQQPGGGVSAGVPDTAPVLAKITKDEQLNAALPAAVKQAGTLRMGSYLQSAPNNFYAADGKTPVGYEVDLAKAIGAKLGLTVAHQDMAFSSLITSLQSGRIDLTMAAMNDTAERQQQIDFVDYFTSGITIMVRKGNPDGINGPETLCGKAVAVVQGTSHQKYATEQSEQCKQAGKPEVTVTATDSDTQNQNQLRTGRVAAVLNDLPSAVYISKTAGEGQFFEVIPGEPINGGPYGIGVNKGNAELAQSVQKALQALVTDGTYNEILRAWGVEQGAVGEVKLNGGS; via the coding sequence ATGCCCGCTCGAAAACTCGTGCCTGCTCTCGCGCTGCTCGCGCTGACCCTGACCGCCTGTGGCGGCGGGCCGGACGGGGCAGGCGGCGGACAAGCCCAGCAGCCCGGTGGCGGGGTGTCGGCAGGCGTGCCGGACACCGCGCCGGTGCTCGCCAAGATCACCAAGGACGAGCAGCTCAACGCGGCCCTGCCGGCCGCGGTCAAGCAGGCTGGCACCCTGCGCATGGGCTCCTACCTGCAGTCCGCGCCGAACAACTTCTACGCCGCCGACGGCAAGACCCCGGTCGGCTACGAGGTCGACCTGGCCAAGGCGATCGGCGCCAAGCTCGGGCTCACCGTCGCCCACCAGGACATGGCGTTCAGCTCGCTGATCACCAGCCTGCAGTCCGGCCGGATCGACCTGACCATGGCGGCGATGAACGACACCGCCGAGCGCCAGCAGCAGATCGACTTCGTGGACTACTTCACCTCCGGCATCACGATCATGGTCCGCAAGGGCAATCCGGACGGGATCAACGGCCCGGAAACCCTGTGCGGCAAGGCGGTCGCCGTGGTGCAGGGCACCAGCCACCAGAAGTACGCCACCGAGCAGAGCGAGCAGTGCAAGCAGGCAGGCAAGCCCGAGGTGACGGTCACCGCCACCGACAGCGACACGCAGAACCAGAACCAGCTGCGCACCGGCCGCGTGGCCGCGGTGCTCAACGACCTGCCGAGCGCGGTCTACATCTCGAAGACCGCCGGTGAAGGCCAGTTCTTCGAGGTCATCCCCGGCGAGCCGATCAACGGCGGCCCGTACGGCATCGGGGTCAACAAGGGCAACGCCGAACTCGCCCAGAGCGTGCAGAAGGCGCTCCAGGCGCTGGTCACCGACGGCACGTACAACGAGATCCTGCGGGCCTGGGGCGTCGAGCAGGGCGCGGTCGGCGAGGTGAAGCTCAATGGCGGCTCGTGA